The genomic window ACTATCGAAGTGGCGCAACATAACTCGCGACTGGGGAAGGCCAATCGATCATGAGACAGCTGCCACCGGAATTCTTTCGTACACCGTATGCCTTCTACGAGCAGCTCCGGGCGCAGGGCCCGGTGCATCAGATCCAGCTGCGCACCGGCGTGCGCGCCTGGCTGATCGTCGACTACGACGCGGCACGCGAGGCGCTGCGCAATCCGACGATTCGCAAGGACCCGCACACCGACACCGGCGCCGGGGCCCGCAGGGAGGGTGCGGGCGAGAGCGGCGTCGGCGCCGTCAACGCCCGGCTCAGTTACCACCTGCTCAACACCGATCCGCCGCACCACGCCCGGCTGCGCAAGCTGGTCACCCCCGCGTTCGCCCCCGCTCGCATCGAGGCGCTCACCCCGCGCGTCACCGCCATCACCGACGAACTGCTAGACCGCCTCGCCGCGGCCGAGGGCCCGGTGGATCTGATGGACGAGTTCGCCTTTCCGCTGCCCATCACCGTGATCTGCGAGATGCTCGGCGTGCCCGCCGCCGATCGCGAGCAGTTCAAGGAGTGGTCGGCGGTGGTCTCCGACATCACCCTGGCCGACCCGGCGCGGATGCGCGTGGCCACCGACGCGATCGTGGCGTATTTCGAGGATCTGCTCGCCCGCTGCCGCGCCGAGGGGCCCGGCGCGGACCTGCTCTCCGATCTGCTCACCGCCAGCGAAGCCGACGACCGGCTCACCGACGACGAGATCATCTCGATGGCCTTCCTCATCCTCATCGCGGGCCACGAGACCACGGTCAACCTGATCGGCAACACCATGCTGACCTTGCTCGCCGATCCGCCGAAATACGCTGCACTGCGGGAAAATCCGGAGCAGGTGCCCGCGCTCATCGAGGAGATGCTGCGCTTCGAGGGCCCGGTGAACATGGCGACGCTGCGTTACACGACGGTGCCGACCGTCATCGGCGAGACCGAGATTCCGGCCGGGGAACTCGTCCTGGTCGCGCTGGGTTCGGCCAACCACGACGAGAAGCGCTTCGACGCGCCGGACGCCTTCGACGCCGACCGAAACACCAACGGCCACCTCGCCTTCGGGCACGGCATCCACTACTGCCTCGGTGCGGGCCTGGCCAGGCTGGAAGCGCGCATCGCCATCTCGCGGCTGCTGGAGCGGTATCCGGATATGCGGCTCGCGGTGGACGCCGACGACATCCTGTGGCGGGAGAGCGTGCTGTTCCGCGGTGTCCTGGATCTGCCGGTGGAGACCACCAAGTCGCCCGCGCTGCGCTGAGTTTCGCGCGGCGACTCGGCGAAATCATCCACAGGGCCGCGGTTGTGCACAGCGGCGCCGACGAGGTTCCGGGGGCCGCGGGGGTGTGCCACGCTGAGTTCGCACACCCCCGCGGACACCTCAGGAGGACCGATGAGTCGAGGGCACGCACCGACGGTAGCGGGGTACCCGCCCGGCCCGGTCCTTCCGGTGTTCGCGCAGAGCTATCTCTACATTCGGTACCGCGCCGCGTTGCTTCCGGTGCTGCGCCGCCGCTACGGCGAGGTCTTCTCGTTGCGCATTCCGCCGTTCGCCGATCGGCTCGTGGTGTTCTCCCGCCCGGAGCACGTCAAGGAGATCTTCGCCGGGGACCCGTACGACATGCACGCGGGAGAGGCCAACAACATCCTCGGTCCGGTGATGGGTCCGCATTCGGTGCTGCTCACCGACGAAGCCGAACACGCGAGGGCGCGCAAGCTGCTGATGCCCGCGTTCAACGGGACGGCCCTGCGCGGCTATCGCGACCTGGTGAGCGAGATCGCCGCCGCGGAGACCGCCGGCTGGCGGCCCGGCTCGACTGTGGTCACGCTGGACCGGATGAACGCGCTGACCCTCGAGGTGATCATGCGGGTGGTCTTCGGCGTCACCGACGAACGCACTCGCGCCGAACTGGCGCCGCGCCTGCACCGCATCGTCACCATCAGCCCGCTGCAGTACGCGGGTCTGCGGATCCCGCGGTTGCAGCGCTACTGGCCGTGGCGGTCCTTCCACGACACGCTCGCCGCGATCGACGACCTGCTCTACCGCGAGATCGCCGAGCGCCGCTCGGCCCCCGATCTGGCCGACCGCACCGACGTGCTGTCCCGGCTGCTACAGGTCGGTGGCGGCGAAGCGCCGTTGTCGGACGCGGAGTTGCGCGATCAGCTGGTCACCTTGCTGCTGGCAGGGCACGAGACCACCGCGGCCGCGCTGTCCTGGGCGCTCTACGAACTCGCCGCCGATCCGGCGCTACAGCTCGCGACCTACCGGGCCGTGCGAGCCGACGACGACAAGGCGGTGGAAGCCGTGCTGAAGGAGGCGATGCGTCTGCACACGGTGATCCCCGGCGCGGTACGCAAACTCACCAAGGACACCACGATCGGCCAATGGGAGCTGCCCGCGGGCACCACCGTCAGCTGCTCGATCTTCCTCGCGCATCGTCGGCCCGAGAGCTATCCCGACGTGGCCGCCTTCCGCCCGGCGCGGTTCCTGGACGGCGAGGTCGAACCGAACACGTGGCTGCCGTTCGGCGGTGGCGTGCGCCGGTGCATCGGCGCGGGCTTCGCGCTGATGGAGGGGACGGCGGTTCTACGCGAGGTCCTGATCAGGCACACGCTGGCGCTCGCCGACGCACGCCCCGAGCGCGGACGGGTGCGGAATATCACCACAGTCCCGCGCGGCAAGGCCAGAATCGTGGTCACACCACGGTAGATGACACAGCCGGACGGAGTCCGTCGTCAGCCCGCGCATGGCCGGAGAAGAGGTGGAGGTAGGCGTAGATCCGAGGAATCTGCGCCCGCCAGCTTTGCGCCGCGCCGCGGGCGGGTAATCTCGGTGGCCATGACGAGCGGTAACCGCATCGCGGTCGTAGGTGCGGGCATCGCAGGCCTAGCCTGCGCGAAGGTGTTGAGCCGAGCGGGTTTTCCGGTCGAGGTGTTCGAACGGGCTCCCGATGTCGGTGGTGTGTGGAGCGCGACCCGGCGTTATCCCGGGCTGCGCACGCTGAACAGCAAACACACCTACCGCTTCTCGGACTTCGCCATGCCCGAGGACTACCCGCGCGTGCCCGACGGCGCCCAGATGCAGGCCTACCTGGAGGGATACGTGCGGCACTTCGGGCTGCGCGAGAACCTCCGCCTCGGCACCGAGGTGGTGGCCGCCGACCCGGTGGACAGCGGCTGGCTGCTGGAGATCCGTGACGAGACGGGCGTGCACCGCACTTCGTGCGACCACCTCGTCGTCGCCAACGGCGTGTTCAGCGAACCCGCGATGCCCGACTACCGCGGCGCGGAGGCCTTCCTCGCGCGCGGCGGACAGCTCTATCACTCGTCGGAATTCCTCGACGTCGAGCAGGCGCGCGGGAAGTCGGTGGTGGTCGTCGGATACGGCCAGTCCGCCTGTGACATCGCCGAGGCGGTCAGCCACGTCGCGGCCGAGACCACGGTGGTCGCTCGGCGTTTGCTGTGGAAGATGCCGCGCAAGCTCAGCACCGGCCTGGACTTCGAGCGGCTGTTCCTCACCCGGCTCGGCGAGGCGCACTTCCGCTACCACAGCCCGCGCGGCTTCGAACGTTTCCTGCACGGCGCCGGACACAGCTTCCGCGACACCGATTTCGACGTGATCCAGGAACTCACCACCAAGAAGCTCGGCCTGCGCGAGCTCGATCTGGTCCCGGAGGGCCGGTTCGAGGAGATCGCGCAGAGCACCGCGAGCATCGCCACCGAGGGATTCTTCGAGCAGATCCGCGACGGCCGGATCACCGTGCTGCGCGACACCAGCGTCACCGAGCTGTCCGGCACGCCCGCCGGCTGTGCCGCGTGGCTGTCCGACGGGCAGGTCCTGCCCGCCGACATCGTCGTGTGCGCCACCGGCTTCCAGCAGCGGGTGCCGTTCCTGACCCCGTACATCCAGCGCAGGCTCACCGACGACGACGGCAATTTCCGTCTCTACCGGCACATTCTGCCGACCGAGGTACCGAACCTGACCTTCGCGGGTTACAACTCCTCGCTGCTCGGCACGCTCAGCGCCGAGGTCGGCGCGCACTGGACCGCCGCGTTGCTGCGCGGCCGTCTCGCGCTGCCGTCGCAGGAGGAGATGGGCGAACACATCGACACCCGGCTGCAGTGGATGGCGGCGGGCACCGGCGGCCACCACGCGCACGGCACGACCATCACCCCGTTCGCCCTGCACAACATCGACGAGATGCTGGCCGACCTGAAGTTCCGGCTCCCGCTGCGCACCCGGCTCGCCCAGTGGTTCCGGCCCGTGAAACCCGCCGCCTATCGCGGACTCTCGGAGCGCGGGCAGACTCCGGCGGCGCCGACGCCGCCCGGCCCGGCGCCCACCGAGGCGGCCACGGCTTCGGCCGAGCCGTACCCGCAGCGCGACCCGCACCCGTCTCAGGCCTGAGCCGCGGTGCTCGCGGATTGTCACCGGCGCAACGCGCACGCGTCCGAATTGCGTCTGTGATAATCCGCGAGTGGATGCCCTCGACCTGAATCTGCTGGTTGCTCTGGATGCGCTGCTCGACACGAACAGCGTCACCAAAGCCGCCGAACGCCTGGGCACCTCGACCCCCGCCATGAGCCGCACGCTCGCACGGCTGCGCCGGGTGCTGGACGATCCGCTGCTCGTCCGCTCCGGGCGGAACCTGGTTCCGACACCGCGGGCCCTCGAATTGCGGTACGAGGTCGCCGCGTTGGTCGAACGCGGCCGCGCGCTGCTCGACACCCGCGCGGAAGCCGACCCCGCCGGATTGCGGCGCGGATTCACCGTGCAGGCCGACGACACCGTCCGCGCCCACCTCGCCGCCCCGCTGCTCGCCGCCGTGCGGCGCCGGGCGCCCGGCGTCACCGTGCATTTCCTGGCCGACGGCGCGGAGGGGTCGTCGGCGCTGCGAGACGGCCGCGCCGACATCGCGGTCGGCGTCCTGGAACGCAGCGATCCCGAGATCACCGTGCAGCGGGTGCTCGGAGATCACCTCGTCGGCGTCGCCGCCCCCGACCATCCGCTGATCACCGAACGAGTCACCGTGGCCGCCTATGCCGCCGCGGCCCACCTCGCCATCTCGCGACACGGCCGCGCCCGCGGCCCGATCGACGACCGCCTCGCGTTGCACGGCCGCACGCGCCGGGTGGTCGCGATCGTCCCCGATCTCAGCACCGCGCTGCTCGCGGTGCGCTCCGGCGAACTCGTCTGCCCCGCGCCCGCCCGGCTGGCCGACGACGCGCTGCGGGCGATGGGGTTGCGCGCCTTCGACATTCCCCTGCCGTTGCCGGAGGTGACGATCGGCATGGCGTGGCACCCGCGCAACACCGCCGACAGCGGGCATCGGTGGTTGCGGGAATCGATCCGCGGGTTGCTCGCGCCGAGCGCGAGCGGGTGACTATTGCGCGGGCAGGTCGCCAGGGGGTGTGCTGAGCGGTCTGCCGAAGGGGCCCGACGGATTGCGCTTGAGTTCGTCGAGCATGGCCTGCAACTTGTCGACGTGCGAGTTGTCCTCGATGGCCGACCGATGCTGGGTGGGTGCGGCGGTCGGTTCCTCGCGGTCGGCGCGCGGTGCGGTGAGGTTGGTCTCGGGGCGGCTGGTCAGCGTCGGCGTCTCCAGGCGACCGTTCAGCCGCGGCGCGGTGTCGACACCGGGCGTGCCGACGCTGCCGTAGTCCAGGCGTTCCTGCGGTGCTTCCGTCCGCGGCGCGATCTCCGCGGGCTCCACGTG from Nocardia bhagyanarayanae includes these protein-coding regions:
- a CDS encoding cytochrome P450 family protein, which codes for MRQLPPEFFRTPYAFYEQLRAQGPVHQIQLRTGVRAWLIVDYDAAREALRNPTIRKDPHTDTGAGARREGAGESGVGAVNARLSYHLLNTDPPHHARLRKLVTPAFAPARIEALTPRVTAITDELLDRLAAAEGPVDLMDEFAFPLPITVICEMLGVPAADREQFKEWSAVVSDITLADPARMRVATDAIVAYFEDLLARCRAEGPGADLLSDLLTASEADDRLTDDEIISMAFLILIAGHETTVNLIGNTMLTLLADPPKYAALRENPEQVPALIEEMLRFEGPVNMATLRYTTVPTVIGETEIPAGELVLVALGSANHDEKRFDAPDAFDADRNTNGHLAFGHGIHYCLGAGLARLEARIAISRLLERYPDMRLAVDADDILWRESVLFRGVLDLPVETTKSPALR
- a CDS encoding cytochrome P450, translating into MSRGHAPTVAGYPPGPVLPVFAQSYLYIRYRAALLPVLRRRYGEVFSLRIPPFADRLVVFSRPEHVKEIFAGDPYDMHAGEANNILGPVMGPHSVLLTDEAEHARARKLLMPAFNGTALRGYRDLVSEIAAAETAGWRPGSTVVTLDRMNALTLEVIMRVVFGVTDERTRAELAPRLHRIVTISPLQYAGLRIPRLQRYWPWRSFHDTLAAIDDLLYREIAERRSAPDLADRTDVLSRLLQVGGGEAPLSDAELRDQLVTLLLAGHETTAAALSWALYELAADPALQLATYRAVRADDDKAVEAVLKEAMRLHTVIPGAVRKLTKDTTIGQWELPAGTTVSCSIFLAHRRPESYPDVAAFRPARFLDGEVEPNTWLPFGGGVRRCIGAGFALMEGTAVLREVLIRHTLALADARPERGRVRNITTVPRGKARIVVTPR
- a CDS encoding flavin-containing monooxygenase produces the protein MTSGNRIAVVGAGIAGLACAKVLSRAGFPVEVFERAPDVGGVWSATRRYPGLRTLNSKHTYRFSDFAMPEDYPRVPDGAQMQAYLEGYVRHFGLRENLRLGTEVVAADPVDSGWLLEIRDETGVHRTSCDHLVVANGVFSEPAMPDYRGAEAFLARGGQLYHSSEFLDVEQARGKSVVVVGYGQSACDIAEAVSHVAAETTVVARRLLWKMPRKLSTGLDFERLFLTRLGEAHFRYHSPRGFERFLHGAGHSFRDTDFDVIQELTTKKLGLRELDLVPEGRFEEIAQSTASIATEGFFEQIRDGRITVLRDTSVTELSGTPAGCAAWLSDGQVLPADIVVCATGFQQRVPFLTPYIQRRLTDDDGNFRLYRHILPTEVPNLTFAGYNSSLLGTLSAEVGAHWTAALLRGRLALPSQEEMGEHIDTRLQWMAAGTGGHHAHGTTITPFALHNIDEMLADLKFRLPLRTRLAQWFRPVKPAAYRGLSERGQTPAAPTPPGPAPTEAATASAEPYPQRDPHPSQA
- a CDS encoding LysR family transcriptional regulator, which codes for MDALDLNLLVALDALLDTNSVTKAAERLGTSTPAMSRTLARLRRVLDDPLLVRSGRNLVPTPRALELRYEVAALVERGRALLDTRAEADPAGLRRGFTVQADDTVRAHLAAPLLAAVRRRAPGVTVHFLADGAEGSSALRDGRADIAVGVLERSDPEITVQRVLGDHLVGVAAPDHPLITERVTVAAYAAAAHLAISRHGRARGPIDDRLALHGRTRRVVAIVPDLSTALLAVRSGELVCPAPARLADDALRAMGLRAFDIPLPLPEVTIGMAWHPRNTADSGHRWLRESIRGLLAPSASG